Proteins encoded together in one Microbacterium sp. zg-Y625 window:
- a CDS encoding autoinducer 2 ABC transporter substrate-binding protein, with protein MNRNRFAMTLLAGTAVFALAGCGTTAGDGGGDATGGGDAAAEGAYVTVVKATGIGWFDRMEVGVDEWAAETGIDARQEGPAEATNEGQVDIIQNLIAQSPLAITVVPNDVAGLATVLGEARDKGIIVVSHEAAGIDNVDIDIEAFENKAYGSQIMDNLAQCMDEEGGYVQFVGRLTNGSHSEWVQGAEENQTANFSEMTRLEDPIESEEDEEVAYNKAKELLAKYPDIKGFQGSAGTDVVGIARAVEEAGKSDTVCVMGTSIPSVAESYLASGAIDKIFFWDPALAGKAQLQIAQILLDGETIEEGTDLGIPGYESLVKLDGYDNVFAGDAGVAVDADNVDEYDF; from the coding sequence ATGAATCGCAACAGGTTTGCCATGACCCTGCTCGCGGGGACCGCTGTCTTCGCGCTCGCCGGCTGCGGCACCACCGCCGGCGACGGTGGGGGAGACGCGACGGGGGGTGGCGACGCCGCCGCAGAAGGCGCGTACGTCACGGTCGTCAAAGCAACGGGGATCGGCTGGTTCGACCGCATGGAGGTCGGCGTCGACGAGTGGGCCGCTGAGACAGGAATCGACGCGCGCCAGGAAGGACCCGCCGAGGCGACCAACGAGGGTCAGGTCGACATCATCCAAAACCTCATCGCCCAGTCGCCCCTGGCGATCACCGTCGTCCCCAATGACGTGGCCGGGCTGGCCACGGTGTTGGGTGAGGCCCGCGACAAGGGCATCATCGTCGTCTCCCACGAGGCCGCGGGAATCGACAACGTCGACATCGACATCGAGGCGTTCGAGAACAAGGCGTACGGGTCGCAGATCATGGACAACCTCGCTCAGTGCATGGACGAGGAAGGCGGCTACGTGCAATTCGTCGGCCGGCTCACCAACGGATCGCACAGCGAGTGGGTGCAAGGCGCCGAAGAGAACCAGACGGCCAACTTCTCCGAGATGACCCGCCTGGAAGATCCGATCGAGTCGGAAGAGGACGAAGAGGTCGCCTACAACAAGGCCAAGGAGCTTCTGGCCAAGTATCCCGACATCAAGGGCTTCCAGGGTTCCGCCGGTACGGACGTCGTGGGCATCGCACGGGCCGTAGAAGAAGCGGGTAAGAGCGACACCGTGTGCGTGATGGGCACGTCCATTCCGTCCGTGGCCGAGAGCTACCTGGCGAGCGGGGCGATCGACAAGATCTTCTTCTGGGACCCCGCGCTGGCGGGCAAGGCTCAGCTGCAGATCGCACAGATCCTCCTCGACGGCGAGACGATCGAAGAGGGGACGGACCTCGGTATTCCCGGATACGAATCGCTGGTCAAGCTCGACGGCTACGACAACGTCTTCGCGGGCGATGCGGGTGTCGCGGTGGATGCCGACAACGTCGACGAGTACGACTTCTGA
- a CDS encoding sugar ABC transporter ATP-binding protein — protein sequence MSSVEPALEVRDIVKIYGGVRALGGVSLTLDPGEVHCLAGENGSGKSTLIKIISGVERPDSGVMVLDGQTLGHTTPSGAIRAGIQVIYQDFSLFPNLTAAENIAMLSELTARRKLSSRRRIRAAAESIVAELGLNIDLDADVEHLSVADRQLIAICRALVGDARVLIMDEPTTALTHSEVQRLFAIVRRLQERGVAIMFVSHKLDEVLQIAQRVTVLRNGQVVASGLASEYTGRSIAKAMTGRDVGEERLVDDLPLDQPPLMAVDGLGREGAFEDVSFAVQSGEILGITGLLGSGRGEIAEAIFGVEPADTGTVAVNGETRRIRSISHAVRAGIGYVPEDRLTQGLFLDKSIADNMVAASLDSYRGKMLLLDRKRIARSMRDLFARLRIKAPNVQAPVRSLSGGNAQRVVIAKWLDRKPAVLMLNGPTVGVDIGSKEEIFSILRAQAAEGMGIIVISDDIPELVASCHRVLIVRAGRIVSEMAGADITLDAIQERMTA from the coding sequence ATGAGCTCCGTCGAACCTGCGCTTGAGGTGCGGGACATCGTCAAGATCTACGGCGGTGTCCGCGCGCTCGGCGGCGTCTCGCTGACGCTCGATCCCGGCGAAGTGCACTGCCTCGCGGGAGAGAACGGCAGCGGTAAGTCCACACTCATCAAGATCATCAGCGGCGTGGAGCGACCTGACTCCGGCGTGATGGTGCTCGATGGCCAGACGTTGGGCCACACCACGCCGAGCGGCGCGATCCGCGCCGGCATCCAGGTGATCTACCAGGACTTCTCGCTGTTCCCGAACCTCACCGCCGCGGAGAACATCGCCATGCTCAGCGAGCTCACGGCCCGACGCAAGCTGTCGTCCCGTCGCCGCATCCGCGCTGCGGCCGAGAGCATCGTCGCCGAGCTCGGGCTGAACATCGATCTGGATGCCGACGTCGAGCACCTCTCGGTCGCCGACCGGCAGCTGATCGCGATCTGTCGCGCGCTCGTGGGCGATGCCCGCGTTCTCATCATGGACGAGCCGACCACGGCGCTGACGCACTCCGAGGTGCAGCGCCTGTTCGCCATCGTGAGACGGCTGCAGGAGCGCGGGGTGGCGATCATGTTCGTCAGCCACAAGCTCGACGAGGTGCTGCAGATCGCGCAGCGAGTGACGGTGCTCCGCAACGGCCAGGTCGTCGCATCCGGGCTCGCATCCGAATACACCGGGCGCAGCATCGCGAAGGCGATGACCGGCCGTGATGTCGGTGAGGAGCGCCTGGTCGACGACCTGCCTCTCGACCAGCCGCCTCTCATGGCGGTGGACGGTCTCGGCCGTGAGGGGGCCTTCGAGGATGTCAGCTTCGCCGTGCAGAGCGGCGAGATCCTCGGCATCACGGGTCTGCTGGGCTCGGGGCGGGGCGAGATCGCGGAGGCGATCTTCGGCGTCGAACCCGCAGACACAGGAACGGTCGCGGTCAACGGCGAGACCCGTCGCATTCGGTCGATATCCCACGCGGTGCGCGCGGGCATCGGGTACGTGCCGGAAGACCGCCTGACCCAGGGACTCTTCCTCGACAAGTCCATCGCCGACAACATGGTGGCCGCGTCGCTGGATTCCTACCGCGGCAAGATGCTGCTGCTTGACCGCAAGCGCATCGCGCGTTCGATGAGAGACCTCTTCGCGCGCCTGCGGATCAAGGCCCCCAACGTGCAGGCCCCCGTCCGGAGCCTTTCGGGGGGCAACGCCCAGCGGGTCGTCATCGCCAAGTGGCTCGACCGCAAGCCGGCTGTCCTCATGCTCAACGGCCCCACCGTCGGGGTGGACATCGGCTCGAAGGAGGAGATCTTCTCGATCCTCCGCGCGCAGGCCGCTGAGGGGATGGGGATCATCGTGATCTCTGACGACATCCCCGAACTGGTGGCGAGCTGCCACCGGGTGCTGATCGTCCGAGCGGGGCGCATCGTCTCGGAGATGGCCGGTGCGGACATCACCCTGGATGCCATTCAGGAAAGGATGACCGCCTGA
- a CDS encoding ABC transporter permease has product MEMLGRLRGPNNEGVLAAVIVVVVIAMSIASPVFFTPGTFFGLARSSLVPLIFALGVLLVMISGGIDVSFPAIAIFAAYTTVSWSNQASFDPTLVGVFAIALVIGALWGLLNGVVIARFRLPTLIVTLGTQGVVRGILLTYIGSAYISAAKLPPSVSAAGDAHLVDVPGAGYLHGMLVPVVMITVLVWWMLKYSAFGRSIFAIGGDIEAARRVGIKVVRTQVLLYVLVGALAAFGGVVAVILGKNANPQSLVGTELDIIAAVVLGGASIFGGRGSVLGTVLGVVLVQLINNNLVLIGIPSTWQRAAVGVLLIIGVSIQALTAMRARKTPVLLEEEVARA; this is encoded by the coding sequence ATGGAGATGCTGGGGCGGCTGCGGGGGCCGAACAACGAGGGAGTGCTGGCGGCGGTGATCGTCGTGGTGGTCATCGCGATGTCGATCGCCAGCCCGGTGTTCTTCACTCCCGGCACCTTCTTCGGGCTGGCGCGCAGCTCGCTCGTCCCTCTCATCTTCGCGCTCGGAGTTCTCCTCGTGATGATCTCCGGCGGCATCGACGTGTCGTTCCCCGCGATCGCGATCTTCGCGGCCTATACGACCGTCAGCTGGTCGAACCAGGCGAGCTTCGATCCCACGCTCGTGGGTGTCTTCGCCATCGCGCTGGTGATCGGCGCCCTCTGGGGACTGCTCAACGGCGTCGTGATCGCACGATTCCGACTGCCCACGCTGATCGTCACGCTCGGCACGCAGGGCGTGGTGAGAGGGATCCTGCTCACGTACATCGGATCGGCGTACATCTCGGCGGCCAAGCTTCCCCCGAGCGTGTCGGCGGCCGGTGACGCCCACCTGGTCGACGTCCCGGGCGCCGGGTACCTCCACGGCATGCTCGTGCCGGTCGTCATGATCACCGTGCTCGTGTGGTGGATGCTGAAGTACTCCGCGTTCGGTCGCAGCATCTTCGCCATCGGCGGCGACATCGAGGCGGCACGGCGCGTGGGCATCAAGGTCGTTCGCACGCAGGTACTGCTTTACGTGCTCGTCGGCGCGCTCGCCGCTTTCGGCGGAGTGGTCGCCGTGATACTCGGCAAGAACGCGAATCCGCAGTCGCTGGTCGGCACCGAGCTCGACATCATCGCTGCGGTGGTGTTGGGCGGCGCATCGATCTTCGGCGGCCGCGGCTCGGTGCTCGGGACGGTGCTCGGTGTCGTGCTGGTGCAGCTCATCAACAACAACCTGGTGCTCATCGGCATCCCGAGCACCTGGCAGCGTGCGGCCGTCGGCGTTCTGCTGATCATCGGCGTCAGCATCCAGGCCCTCACGGCGATGCGGGCGCGCAAGACCCCGGTGCTGCTCGAAGAGGAGGTGGCCCGCGCATGA
- a CDS encoding ABC transporter permease codes for MSDLNTQSRSAAGNAADRPLAKLISRVQVQRGTGRMVLLLIAVFALFALLNPRVFLNPINLQNIGVGAPEIGLISLAMMIAMLTGGIDLSVVAIANMSAITVSSLYTAVAAGAGPEVAGSLSLLFVLAGLGMGALLGAVNGVLISVVGVTPILTTLGTMQLFNGLALVWTGGVTISGAPPAVTAIGKATLVGVPVLFLVLILAAVVIAVVINRTAIGRKIQLQGANPVAARYSGISSRSTLMLTYVVSGVLGGLAGLVFLARNPSASADYGSSYVLLAIVIAVLGGTNPNGGFATVLGVILATLTLQVVSSGFTAMRLSAYEYAIAQGVLLIAVMVFDQLKFRRRRKVPPPTPSETGDPAIPRRGKERAK; via the coding sequence ATGAGCGATCTGAATACGCAGAGCCGATCCGCCGCAGGCAACGCGGCTGACCGGCCGCTCGCGAAGCTCATCTCTCGGGTGCAGGTGCAGCGAGGCACCGGCCGTATGGTCCTGCTGCTCATCGCTGTCTTCGCGCTGTTCGCGCTCCTCAACCCGCGCGTGTTCCTCAACCCCATCAACCTGCAGAACATCGGCGTCGGAGCGCCCGAGATCGGGCTGATCTCGCTCGCGATGATGATCGCCATGCTCACCGGCGGCATCGACCTGTCGGTCGTGGCCATCGCGAACATGTCCGCGATCACGGTGTCGTCGCTCTACACCGCCGTCGCCGCAGGTGCGGGGCCAGAGGTCGCGGGTTCGCTCTCGCTGCTGTTCGTGCTCGCCGGCCTGGGGATGGGAGCACTGCTGGGCGCGGTCAACGGCGTGCTGATCAGCGTGGTGGGGGTCACACCCATCCTCACCACGCTCGGGACGATGCAGCTGTTCAACGGCCTGGCGCTGGTGTGGACCGGTGGTGTGACGATCTCGGGAGCGCCTCCCGCCGTCACGGCGATCGGCAAAGCCACCCTTGTCGGGGTGCCGGTGCTCTTCCTCGTGCTGATCCTCGCGGCCGTCGTGATCGCCGTGGTGATCAACCGCACCGCGATCGGCCGCAAGATCCAGCTGCAGGGAGCCAACCCGGTCGCCGCACGCTACTCCGGCATCAGCAGCCGGTCGACCCTCATGCTCACCTACGTCGTGAGCGGCGTGCTGGGGGGCCTCGCCGGACTCGTCTTCCTCGCCCGCAACCCGTCGGCGAGCGCGGACTACGGATCCAGCTACGTGCTGCTTGCAATCGTGATCGCCGTGCTGGGCGGCACGAATCCCAACGGCGGCTTCGCCACGGTGCTCGGCGTGATCCTCGCCACCCTGACACTGCAGGTGGTCTCGAGCGGATTCACGGCGATGCGACTGTCGGCCTACGAGTACGCCATCGCCCAGGGCGTGCTGCTGATCGCGGTCATGGTGTTCGACCAGCTGAAGTTCCGGCGACGTCGCAAAGTGCCGCCGCCGACACCGAGTGAGACGGGCGACCCGGCGATCCCGCGTCGCGGAAAGGAACGAGCCAAGTGA
- a CDS encoding dihydroxyacetone kinase subunit DhaK: protein MKKIINEPEAFVDEFVQGILLAHPGLVKTPGDDLRVLVRADAPQQGKVGIVTGGGSGHLPLFKGYVGKGLCSGVAIGNVFSSPSPEQIFEATKAVDGGAGVLYLYGNYGGDVLNFDLAADLADLEGIPTRTVLGRDDVASQPKERAADRRGVAGILFAYKAAGAAAERGDSLERVAEIAEDVVAHTATMGIGLAPTIMPMTGQPSFDLPDGEMEIGIGIHGEPGIRRGPLESADQIAEHLVQALVDDLGLRSGARVAVLVNGMGATPLEELYVLYRKAHLMLADLGIEIVKNYVGEYATSLEMAGASISLLHLDDERLALLEAPAKSPFFEES, encoded by the coding sequence GTGAAGAAGATCATCAACGAGCCGGAGGCGTTCGTCGACGAGTTCGTGCAGGGCATCCTGCTCGCGCATCCCGGACTGGTGAAGACGCCGGGTGACGACCTGCGAGTGCTGGTGCGCGCGGACGCCCCGCAGCAGGGAAAGGTCGGGATCGTCACCGGTGGGGGCTCCGGGCATCTGCCGCTCTTCAAGGGCTATGTCGGAAAGGGCCTCTGCTCGGGCGTCGCGATCGGCAACGTCTTCAGCTCCCCGAGCCCGGAGCAGATCTTCGAAGCGACCAAAGCCGTGGACGGGGGAGCCGGCGTGCTGTACCTCTACGGCAACTATGGCGGCGACGTCCTCAACTTCGACCTCGCGGCCGACCTGGCCGACCTGGAAGGCATCCCGACCCGCACGGTGCTCGGTCGCGACGACGTCGCGAGCCAGCCGAAGGAGCGGGCGGCCGACCGACGCGGCGTCGCCGGCATCCTCTTCGCCTACAAGGCGGCCGGTGCCGCCGCAGAGCGCGGAGACTCGCTCGAGCGGGTCGCCGAGATCGCCGAAGACGTCGTCGCCCACACGGCGACGATGGGGATCGGTCTTGCGCCCACGATCATGCCGATGACCGGCCAGCCGAGCTTCGATCTTCCCGACGGCGAGATGGAGATCGGCATCGGCATCCACGGCGAGCCGGGCATCCGGCGCGGTCCGCTCGAATCCGCGGACCAGATCGCCGAGCATCTCGTCCAGGCGCTCGTCGACGACCTCGGTCTCCGCTCCGGCGCGCGTGTCGCGGTGCTCGTCAACGGGATGGGTGCGACGCCCCTCGAAGAGCTGTACGTGCTGTACCGCAAGGCGCACCTGATGCTGGCGGACCTGGGCATCGAGATCGTCAAGAACTATGTGGGGGAGTACGCCACCAGCCTCGAGATGGCGGGCGCATCGATCTCACTGCTTCATCTGGACGACGAGCGCCTCGCGCTGCTCGAAGCGCCCGCGAAGTCCCCCTTCTTCGAGGAGAGCTGA
- a CDS encoding DAK2 domain-containing protein: MNAAELNARIRESLAVLIDSADELRELDQALGDGDLGITISAGSTAVIDALEALPAETTPTEIARASAKAFANANPSTMAALVAGALLAGSRVWADVSEITIDDAQRFADAAGTSISQRGKTQLGDKTIYDGLAAVADALVGQVDAEVAVNAAVRAADDAVERTKGLQSRRGRASWLQERSIGKADPGATALLRFVESWRATSPAAAGAD, encoded by the coding sequence ATGAACGCCGCTGAGCTGAACGCTCGCATTCGTGAGAGCCTCGCCGTGCTCATCGACTCAGCCGACGAGCTGCGCGAACTCGACCAGGCTCTCGGCGACGGTGACCTCGGCATCACGATCTCCGCCGGGTCCACCGCGGTGATCGATGCTCTGGAGGCATTGCCTGCCGAGACAACGCCGACCGAGATCGCGCGCGCGTCGGCGAAGGCGTTCGCCAATGCGAACCCCTCGACGATGGCGGCGCTGGTCGCGGGGGCGCTGCTGGCTGGATCGCGGGTCTGGGCCGACGTCTCCGAGATCACGATCGACGACGCGCAGCGCTTCGCAGACGCTGCGGGCACCAGCATCTCGCAACGCGGCAAGACACAGCTCGGTGACAAGACGATCTACGACGGACTGGCCGCTGTCGCCGACGCGCTCGTCGGGCAGGTCGATGCCGAGGTAGCGGTGAACGCCGCAGTCAGAGCTGCCGACGACGCCGTGGAGCGCACGAAGGGCCTGCAGTCCCGGCGCGGCCGCGCCTCGTGGCTCCAGGAGCGCAGCATCGGCAAAGCGGACCCTGGCGCGACCGCGCTGCTGCGGTTCGTCGAGTCGTGGCGTGCGACGTCCCCTGCGGCGGCGGGCGCGGACTGA
- a CDS encoding BtpA/SgcQ family protein: MSTWLDEVFPVRKPIIGMCHLPALPGDPGFDKSVGMQGIIAHARKEIGALQEGGVDGILISNEFSLPYLTHTDPITAISMARVIGEVRDQLAVPFGVNVLWDAVASIDLAVATGAAFVREVFTGVYASDFGMWDTNVGRTARHRLTVDAEKVRLLFNIVPEAASYVAARDLAQLTRSTVFNCVPDGLCVSGLTAGAPTDTSTLKTVKEHAGSVPVFVNTGVRPDTLEESIQFADAGIVGTFFKKDGKFENDVDVARVKDLMSVAIAVR, from the coding sequence GTGAGTACTTGGCTCGATGAGGTCTTTCCTGTCCGCAAGCCGATCATCGGCATGTGCCATCTTCCGGCGCTGCCGGGCGATCCCGGCTTCGACAAGTCGGTGGGCATGCAGGGGATCATCGCGCATGCGCGCAAGGAGATCGGCGCGCTGCAGGAAGGCGGAGTGGACGGCATCCTCATCTCCAACGAGTTCAGCCTGCCCTACCTGACCCACACCGACCCGATCACGGCGATCAGCATGGCGCGCGTGATCGGCGAGGTCCGCGACCAGCTCGCGGTGCCGTTCGGCGTCAACGTGCTCTGGGATGCCGTTGCGTCGATCGACCTCGCCGTCGCCACCGGTGCAGCGTTCGTGCGCGAGGTGTTCACCGGTGTGTACGCGAGCGACTTCGGCATGTGGGACACGAACGTCGGCCGCACCGCGCGGCACCGGCTGACGGTGGATGCCGAGAAGGTGCGGCTGCTGTTCAACATCGTTCCCGAGGCGGCGTCGTACGTCGCCGCGCGCGATCTGGCTCAGCTCACCCGGTCCACGGTGTTCAACTGCGTGCCCGACGGACTGTGCGTGTCGGGTCTGACGGCGGGCGCTCCAACCGACACCTCGACGCTGAAGACGGTGAAGGAGCATGCCGGGTCGGTGCCGGTTTTCGTCAACACGGGGGTGCGGCCGGACACGCTGGAGGAGAGCATCCAGTTCGCCGACGCGGGCATCGTCGGCACGTTCTTCAAGAAGGACGGCAAGTTCGAGAACGACGTTGACGTCGCGCGCGTGAAGGATCTCATGAGCGTCGCGATCGCCGTTCGCTGA
- a CDS encoding FGGY-family carbohydrate kinase — translation MFLGIDVGTFESKGVLVDRDGTVVAAARRRHGIDTPAPGWVEQDPEDAWWGDVCEIARDLVRQSPAAERIAAVAVSAIGPCVVATDVDLRPLRPAILYGIDTRATAQIERLTAALGEDEIVRRSGNTLTSQSAGPKIAWLKDEEPGVWQRARWFMTSQSWLVAKLTGEVVIDHATAGYFHPLYDLSAGAWDVSGCEDFVDAARLPRIAWTTETAGAVTAAAATITGIPEGTPVIVGTTDSPAEAVGSGVVSDGELMAMYGSSGYFIRVGDRPRPQDGLWSAPFVFEGTYVLASGTSTAGTATRWLADLLGLADEQDELTFSRLIDLAHQSQAGARGVLALPHFAGERTPFQDPTSRGVLIGLGLEHTRADVARAVLEGVGHSIAAAILALCAGEAAVSRVVAIGGATQNPIIMGTVSTVTGLEQQVTDSPGAAYGNAFLAALGVGAVERPDEVRGWVREKERVRPDDGTRALLIADHSNFAALYRAVAPLQHERAR, via the coding sequence ATGTTCCTCGGGATCGATGTCGGCACGTTCGAGAGCAAGGGCGTGCTGGTCGACCGCGACGGCACGGTCGTCGCCGCCGCTCGTCGCCGTCACGGCATCGACACTCCCGCGCCGGGGTGGGTCGAGCAGGACCCGGAGGATGCCTGGTGGGGCGACGTCTGCGAGATCGCGCGCGATCTCGTCCGGCAGTCCCCGGCGGCGGAGAGGATCGCGGCGGTGGCAGTGAGCGCGATCGGCCCGTGCGTCGTCGCGACCGACGTCGACCTTCGGCCGCTGCGTCCGGCGATCCTGTACGGCATTGATACGCGGGCGACGGCGCAGATCGAACGCCTCACAGCGGCGCTCGGTGAGGACGAGATCGTGCGGCGGTCGGGGAACACGCTCACCAGCCAGTCGGCCGGCCCCAAGATCGCCTGGCTGAAGGACGAAGAGCCCGGTGTCTGGCAGCGCGCGCGCTGGTTCATGACGAGCCAGTCGTGGCTGGTCGCGAAGCTCACCGGAGAGGTGGTCATCGACCATGCCACGGCGGGGTACTTCCACCCGCTCTATGACCTGAGCGCGGGCGCGTGGGACGTATCGGGCTGTGAAGACTTCGTCGACGCCGCTCGGCTGCCTCGCATCGCTTGGACCACGGAGACAGCCGGTGCGGTCACCGCCGCGGCGGCGACGATCACCGGCATTCCGGAGGGTACCCCGGTCATCGTCGGGACGACCGATTCGCCTGCGGAGGCGGTCGGCTCCGGCGTCGTCTCGGACGGGGAGCTGATGGCGATGTACGGATCGAGCGGTTACTTCATCCGCGTGGGCGACCGACCTCGGCCACAAGACGGCCTCTGGTCGGCGCCCTTCGTGTTCGAGGGCACGTACGTGCTGGCGTCGGGCACGTCGACAGCCGGGACCGCGACTCGGTGGCTGGCGGATCTGCTGGGCCTCGCAGACGAGCAGGACGAACTGACCTTCTCGCGGCTCATCGATCTGGCCCATCAATCGCAGGCGGGCGCGCGAGGCGTGCTCGCGCTGCCGCACTTCGCCGGGGAACGCACGCCTTTCCAAGACCCGACCAGCCGCGGCGTGCTGATCGGGCTGGGGTTGGAGCACACCCGCGCGGACGTGGCCCGGGCCGTTCTCGAGGGCGTCGGCCACTCGATCGCCGCGGCGATCCTCGCGTTGTGCGCCGGCGAGGCGGCGGTCTCCCGTGTGGTGGCGATCGGCGGCGCCACGCAGAACCCGATCATCATGGGGACCGTGTCCACGGTCACCGGGCTCGAGCAGCAGGTCACCGATTCGCCGGGAGCCGCATACGGCAATGCCTTCCTCGCCGCGCTCGGGGTCGGGGCTGTGGAGCGGCCGGACGAGGTCCGGGGATGGGTCAGGGAGAAAGAGCGGGTGCGCCCCGACGACGGCACGCGCGCCTTGCTCATCGCGGATCACTCGAACTTCGCGGCGTTGTACCGTGCCGTGGCTCCTCTTCAGCATGAGCGGGCGCGATGA
- a CDS encoding aminopeptidase, with product MSQGIDWRRITALVADGVRVASGDKVSVFFTDASALAAVAAFVDECWRRGAVPQVVATDERFDESALRWADATVLEQAPPLEAAAMRWCDVHVSFRAMTSPVVDAEPTRIAALRHGRGIVSTLRWQETRWALVRTPTPEWAQATGQDADRLLAEWAASFDADWPEAEARMSALCAQLDQARTVVIEDSWGRLELPVAGRRWVAFSGSANWPDGEIATAPLERSVSGVIHFPGRFWFAGVEVCDLELEFEAGLVVRERATEGLEFVRNLLDTDAGARRVGELGIGTNAALTTMTGDLLIDEKVLGTVHIALGRAYPQCGGVNKSALHWDIVKDLRAAPGGSLSADGTWLIRDGAVQPPLVDAAVARRQN from the coding sequence ATGAGCCAGGGGATCGACTGGCGGCGCATCACCGCACTCGTCGCCGACGGCGTGCGGGTGGCGTCGGGTGACAAGGTGTCGGTGTTCTTCACTGACGCGTCGGCGCTTGCTGCTGTGGCAGCCTTCGTGGACGAGTGCTGGCGGCGTGGGGCTGTGCCCCAAGTCGTCGCCACCGATGAGCGGTTCGACGAGAGCGCGTTGCGCTGGGCCGACGCCACCGTCCTCGAGCAGGCGCCGCCGCTGGAGGCGGCGGCGATGCGGTGGTGCGACGTGCACGTGTCGTTCCGCGCCATGACGTCGCCTGTGGTCGACGCCGAGCCCACGCGCATCGCGGCGCTGCGACACGGCCGCGGCATCGTGTCGACCCTGCGGTGGCAGGAGACGCGATGGGCGCTCGTGCGCACCCCCACCCCCGAGTGGGCCCAGGCGACGGGACAGGATGCCGACCGGCTTCTGGCCGAGTGGGCGGCCTCGTTCGATGCGGACTGGCCCGAGGCCGAGGCCCGCATGTCGGCGCTCTGCGCGCAGCTCGATCAAGCGCGCACGGTGGTGATCGAAGACTCGTGGGGTCGCCTCGAGCTGCCAGTGGCCGGCCGTCGCTGGGTCGCCTTCTCGGGGAGTGCGAACTGGCCGGACGGCGAGATCGCGACCGCCCCGCTGGAGCGCAGCGTGAGCGGGGTCATCCACTTCCCGGGGCGGTTCTGGTTCGCCGGCGTCGAGGTCTGCGATCTCGAGTTGGAGTTCGAGGCCGGCCTGGTGGTGCGGGAGCGCGCGACCGAGGGGCTCGAGTTCGTGCGGAATCTTCTCGACACCGACGCCGGCGCTCGCCGGGTGGGGGAGCTGGGGATCGGCACGAACGCGGCCCTCACGACGATGACGGGCGACTTGCTCATCGATGAGAAGGTCCTCGGCACGGTGCACATCGCGCTGGGCCGGGCCTATCCGCAGTGCGGTGGGGTGAACAAGTCGGCGTTGCATTGGGACATCGTCAAGGACCTGCGTGCAGCGCCCGGCGGTTCGCTGTCGGCAGACGGCACCTGGTTGATCCGCGACGGTGCGGTGCAGCCTCCCCTCGTCGACGCGGCTGTGGCGCGCAGACAGAACTAA
- a CDS encoding alcohol dehydrogenase catalytic domain-containing protein, translating into MKETDMLANEVDVPGPLAEHPMQWREAPTPQPAAGQLLIDVAGCGVCRSNLHLIEGDWVDGGVPAISPIIPGHEVTGRVAALGEGVSGFSVGDPVGVQPLWWTCEECEFCLSDRENLCHRRLITGEHVNGGFAEFMLSNAAHTYHVPEQLDLAAAAPLFCPGITGYGAVKKLDLRPGMRVGVFGLGGVGHLALQFAVLTGAQVIAVARRAEHRDVALELGAAEAIDASRVDPGAALEDSLDAALTFAPSDEVTAQALRALKWGGTLVSGVPVSVQDFPFNREQVIKASILGSRRDMNEVLRLAAEGKIRTVVDLFPMSQAERALELLAAGQLRSRAVLQNAHD; encoded by the coding sequence GTGAAGGAGACCGACATGCTGGCAAACGAAGTGGATGTTCCGGGGCCTCTGGCCGAGCACCCGATGCAGTGGCGCGAAGCGCCGACGCCGCAACCCGCCGCGGGGCAGCTGCTCATCGACGTCGCCGGGTGCGGCGTGTGTCGCTCGAACCTGCACCTCATCGAAGGTGACTGGGTCGACGGCGGAGTGCCGGCGATCAGTCCCATCATCCCCGGCCACGAGGTGACCGGCCGGGTAGCGGCACTGGGGGAGGGAGTCAGCGGGTTCAGTGTGGGCGACCCCGTGGGCGTGCAGCCGCTGTGGTGGACGTGTGAGGAATGCGAATTCTGCCTGAGTGACCGCGAGAATCTCTGCCATCGTCGCCTCATCACCGGCGAGCACGTGAACGGGGGGTTCGCCGAGTTCATGCTCTCGAACGCGGCCCATACCTATCACGTGCCTGAGCAGCTCGACCTCGCGGCGGCCGCACCGCTGTTCTGCCCGGGCATCACCGGCTACGGCGCCGTGAAGAAGCTCGACCTGAGGCCCGGCATGCGGGTGGGCGTCTTCGGGCTGGGTGGCGTCGGTCATCTGGCTCTGCAGTTCGCCGTGCTCACCGGTGCTCAGGTGATCGCTGTGGCGCGCCGTGCGGAACATCGCGACGTCGCCCTGGAGCTCGGGGCGGCCGAGGCGATCGACGCATCGCGGGTGGACCCGGGCGCGGCGCTGGAAGACTCTCTCGACGCCGCTCTCACCTTCGCGCCCTCGGACGAGGTCACCGCTCAGGCTCTACGGGCGCTGAAATGGGGCGGCACGTTGGTGTCTGGCGTGCCGGTGTCGGTGCAGGACTTTCCTTTCAACCGCGAACAGGTCATCAAAGCGTCGATCCTCGGCTCACGTCGCGACATGAACGAGGTTCTGCGGCTGGCCGCGGAGGGCAAGATCCGGACGGTGGTCGATCTGTTCCCCATGTCGCAGGCGGAACGGGCGTTGGAGCTTCTCGCCGCAGGCCAGCTGCGCTCGCGCGCGGTTCTGCAGAACGCCCACGACTGA